Sequence from the Streptomyces sp. NBC_00358 genome:
TGAAGACGTACGTCGTCGGTGTCGGTATGACGAAGTTCGAGAAGCCCGAGACCCGGGAGTGGCAGTACTGGGACATGGTCCGGGAGGCCGGCTCCGGCGCCCTCGCCGACGCGGGGATCTCGTACACGGACGTGGAGCAGGTGCCCGTCGGCTACTGCTTCCAGGCCTCCACCGCCGGTCAGCGCGCCGTCTACGAACTCGGCCTGACCGGCGTCCCCGTCTACAACGTGAACAACAACTGCGCCACCGGGGCGAGTGCGTTGATGCTGGCCCGGCAGTTCGTGGCGGGCGGGATCTCCGACTGCGTGCTCGCGCTCGGCTTCGAGAAGATGAAGCGGGGAGCGCTCGGATCGGGCGCGGACAGCGGGGACTTCTCGGCCTCACCGGTCGCCCGCCACTACGGGATCATGGCCGCCCGGCACGGCTTCGAGATGTCCCCGCCCACCGCGCAGATCTTCGGCGACGCGGCCCGCGAGCACATGGAGCGCTACGGCACGACACCGGCTCAGCTCGCCGCCGTCGGCGCCAAGAACCACCGCCACTCGGCGCACAACCCGTACGCCCAGTTCCAGGACGTGTACTCCGTCGACGAGATCCTCGCCGCCAAGACCGTGCACCGGCCGCTGACCAGACTCCAGTGCTCGCCCACCTCGGACGGAGCGGCCGCGGCCGTCGTCGTGTCCGAACGGTTCGCCGAGCGGCACGCGTTGGAGGACCGGGCCGTCGAGATCGTCGCCCAGTCGATGACCACCGACACCGAGGAGTCCTTCGCCTCCGGCTCCTGCGTCGACGTCGTCGGGCAGCCGATGTCCCGGGAGGCCGCCCGCCAGGTGTACGAACGCTCCGGGCTCGGCATCGAGGACGTGGACGTCGTGGAACTCCACGACTGCTTCTCGATCAACGAACTGCTGACCTACGAGGCGCTCGGCATGTGCGGGGAGGGGGAGTCGGGCAAACTCGTCGAGTCGGGGGCGACGACGTACGGCGGACGCTGGGTGGTGAACCCCTCGGGCGGCCTGATCTCCAAGGGACATCCGCTGGGCGCGACCGGGATCGCCCAAGTGGCTGAACTGGTGTGGCAGTTGAGAGGGCAGGCCGAAGCCCGGCAGGTTCCGGGGGCACGGGTCGGGCTCGCCCACAACATCGGACTGGGCGGCGCGGCGGTGGTCACGCTGCTGCGCGCGGGGGCCTGAACGGCACGGGGGCGCCCGAGCACCGCGCCCCGGCCGATGTGATGCCGGGCCGGGCTCCGGTCGCCGCCCGACCCGCGTGCGGTCCTAGGTCCCGCGGCGCACGCCCGGCTGCGTCGAAATCCTGATGCAAGGACCGTAAGCCGGTTGAGAACATGACACCCATGCTCCGAGCCGCTGAAGACACCCGGACACCCGCCCGTATCGCGCCACCGACCTGGGTGGTGATCGCGCTCGCGTGCGCCGGACAGTTCCTGGTCGTCCTGGACGTGTCCGTAGTCAACGTGGCCCTGCCGTCCATGCGGACCGACCTGGGGCTGAGCGCCCCCGGGCTGCAGTGGGTGGTGAACGCCTACTCGATGGCCTTCGCCGGATTCATGCTGCTCGGCGGGCGGG
This genomic interval carries:
- a CDS encoding lipid-transfer protein; its protein translation is MKTYVVGVGMTKFEKPETREWQYWDMVREAGSGALADAGISYTDVEQVPVGYCFQASTAGQRAVYELGLTGVPVYNVNNNCATGASALMLARQFVAGGISDCVLALGFEKMKRGALGSGADSGDFSASPVARHYGIMAARHGFEMSPPTAQIFGDAAREHMERYGTTPAQLAAVGAKNHRHSAHNPYAQFQDVYSVDEILAAKTVHRPLTRLQCSPTSDGAAAAVVVSERFAERHALEDRAVEIVAQSMTTDTEESFASGSCVDVVGQPMSREAARQVYERSGLGIEDVDVVELHDCFSINELLTYEALGMCGEGESGKLVESGATTYGGRWVVNPSGGLISKGHPLGATGIAQVAELVWQLRGQAEARQVPGARVGLAHNIGLGGAAVVTLLRAGA